One window from the genome of Thalassospira xiamenensis M-5 = DSM 17429 encodes:
- a CDS encoding isobutyryl-CoA dehydrogenase, translated as MEFNLSEDQQAFAQAARDFAQNEMAPHAGEWDAKHIFPEETLRKAAELGFAAIYTREDVGGSGLGRLDAAVIFEELASACPSTAAYISIHNMACWMIDRFGNEDQRQKYLPKLVTMEHFASYCLTEPGAGSDAGSLRTRAARDGAHYILNGEKAFISGGSRSDVYIVMARTGDDSPKGISTFIVPKDAEGLSFGKLEEKMGWNSQPTSAVIFSNCKIPVENRLGEEGEGFKFAMMGLDGGRLNISACSIGGARAAMEHARDHIKVRKQFGKTLDQFQALQFKYADMVTELEAARLMLHKAAWKLDHKTPDATQFCAMAKRFGTDIGFRVCNEALQLHGGYGYIREYPVERLLRDLRVHQILEGTNEIMRLIISRAALKD; from the coding sequence ATGGAATTCAACCTGTCTGAAGACCAGCAGGCATTTGCACAGGCAGCCCGCGATTTCGCACAAAACGAAATGGCACCGCATGCGGGCGAGTGGGATGCAAAGCATATCTTCCCTGAAGAAACCCTGCGTAAGGCAGCCGAACTTGGCTTTGCTGCTATATACACGCGCGAAGATGTCGGGGGATCGGGCCTTGGTCGCTTGGACGCTGCCGTGATTTTCGAAGAACTGGCAAGCGCGTGCCCGTCAACGGCGGCATATATCTCGATCCACAATATGGCATGCTGGATGATTGACCGTTTCGGGAATGAAGACCAGCGGCAAAAATATCTTCCAAAACTCGTTACCATGGAACATTTCGCCAGCTATTGCCTGACGGAACCGGGAGCGGGATCAGATGCAGGTTCGTTGCGTACGCGTGCTGCGCGCGACGGTGCGCATTACATCCTTAATGGCGAAAAGGCTTTTATTTCCGGGGGATCGCGCAGTGATGTTTACATTGTCATGGCGCGAACCGGCGATGACAGCCCGAAGGGAATATCGACCTTTATCGTTCCAAAAGATGCCGAAGGCCTGTCATTTGGCAAGCTGGAAGAAAAGATGGGATGGAACAGTCAGCCGACATCAGCCGTCATTTTCAGCAATTGCAAAATTCCGGTGGAAAACCGGTTGGGAGAAGAGGGCGAAGGTTTCAAGTTTGCCATGATGGGTCTTGATGGCGGCAGACTTAATATCTCGGCATGCTCCATCGGTGGTGCGCGGGCCGCAATGGAGCATGCGCGCGACCATATCAAGGTTCGCAAGCAATTTGGCAAAACCCTTGATCAGTTTCAGGCATTGCAGTTCAAATATGCCGACATGGTGACAGAGCTCGAAGCGGCACGGCTGATGCTGCACAAAGCGGCCTGGAAACTGGATCACAAGACACCGGACGCCACACAGTTTTGTGCAATGGCGAAACGTTTCGGCACGGATATCGGGTTCAGGGTATGTAATGAAGCGCTACAGCTTCATGGTGGATATGGTTATATCCGCGAATACCCGGTCGAAAGGCTTCTGCGCGACCTTCGGGTTCACCAGATTCTGGAAGGTACCAACGAAATCATGCGCCTGATCATCTCTCGTGCCGCGCTAAAGGATTGA
- a CDS encoding DeoR/GlpR family DNA-binding transcription regulator yields the protein MSSVNSRQREIEKLLHSQGTVHIHDLSALFHASLDTIRRDLRQMEDAGVLRRIHGGATLPSTAREGFHDRAQDLKPERSEIARKVAHDLVPDHGVVFFDSGTTIYEVARNLKPSFSGTVITVNPLIAVELANHSNANIIMIGGMVLKRDLAICGPTAIDEIRNYNADLVLLGTCALHPELGLTTSTAEERATKAAMLAQSAEAIAVTTADKLETSLPFRVCDLDAISHLVTGRKLSSGYLNNYAERGINVILA from the coding sequence ATGTCGAGTGTCAATTCGCGCCAGCGTGAAATCGAAAAACTGCTTCACAGCCAGGGCACAGTTCATATTCATGACCTGTCTGCACTTTTTCATGCGTCCCTTGATACCATTCGACGCGACCTGCGTCAGATGGAGGATGCCGGGGTCCTGCGGCGTATTCATGGGGGTGCCACATTACCAAGCACTGCCCGCGAAGGATTCCATGACCGCGCACAGGATTTAAAGCCGGAACGCTCCGAAATCGCCCGCAAGGTCGCCCATGATCTCGTTCCGGATCATGGCGTGGTCTTTTTTGATAGCGGCACGACCATCTATGAAGTCGCCCGGAATCTGAAACCGTCATTTTCCGGTACTGTGATCACGGTCAATCCCCTGATTGCCGTTGAACTGGCCAATCATTCGAATGCGAATATCATCATGATTGGCGGCATGGTTCTGAAACGTGATCTGGCGATCTGTGGACCGACGGCCATTGATGAAATACGCAACTACAATGCCGATCTTGTGCTGCTGGGCACCTGTGCCCTTCATCCAGAACTGGGTTTGACCACCAGCACAGCCGAAGAACGCGCCACCAAGGCAGCGATGCTGGCACAGTCTGCCGAAGCCATTGCCGTCACGACTGCCGACAAACTCGAAACCAGCTTGCCATTCAGGGTCTGTGACCTTGATGCGATTTCGCATCTGGTCACGGGCAGGAAACTATCAAGCGGATATCTGAACAACTATGCCGAACGCGGGATCAATGTGATCCTTGCCTGA
- a CDS encoding O-acetylhomoserine aminocarboxypropyltransferase/cysteine synthase family protein: MSDSTKPETIVLHAGYRADPATGSVAVPLYQTTSYQFRDTQHAADLFALKELGNIYTRLMNPTNDVLEQRIAALEGGAAAVAVGSGQAASTFSVLNIAQAGDNIVSSTDLYGGTWNLFANTFKQMGIEVRFADPSDPENFRRLTDDKTRAYYAETLPNPKLQVFPIREVANIGDELGIPLIMDNTAAPVLCRPIDHGATIVMYSTTKFIAGHGTSVGGIVVDSGKFDWEKHVKRFPLLNEPDPSYHGAVWTQAVKPIGPVAYAIKLRCTLLRDVGAAASPFNSFQTIQGMETLPLRMERHCENSAKVADFLSSHPKVSKVIYPGKQDGESRRRADTYLKGGYGSLMGFELAGGKAAGEKFINSLGLFYHVANIGDTRSLAIHPATTTHSQLSEQDRLSSGVTDGYVRLSIGIEHIDDILADLKQALDKA, encoded by the coding sequence ATGTCAGATTCCACGAAACCGGAAACTATTGTTCTACACGCCGGATACCGCGCAGACCCGGCAACCGGATCGGTTGCCGTACCGCTTTATCAGACGACGAGCTACCAATTCCGCGATACCCAACACGCGGCCGATCTTTTCGCGCTGAAAGAACTGGGTAACATCTATACCCGCCTGATGAACCCGACCAACGATGTGCTCGAACAGCGAATTGCTGCACTTGAGGGTGGCGCAGCAGCCGTTGCCGTCGGCTCTGGTCAGGCTGCATCAACCTTTTCCGTTCTCAATATCGCCCAGGCGGGTGACAATATTGTAAGTTCCACAGACCTTTACGGCGGTACTTGGAACCTTTTTGCCAATACATTCAAACAGATGGGTATCGAAGTTCGCTTTGCAGATCCATCTGACCCGGAAAACTTCCGGCGTCTGACGGATGACAAAACGCGCGCCTATTACGCCGAAACCCTGCCAAACCCTAAACTTCAGGTCTTTCCGATCAGGGAAGTCGCCAATATTGGTGACGAGCTTGGCATCCCGTTGATTATGGACAACACCGCCGCACCGGTGCTGTGCCGCCCCATCGATCATGGCGCGACGATTGTCATGTATTCGACCACCAAGTTTATCGCTGGCCACGGTACGTCTGTCGGCGGGATTGTCGTCGATTCCGGCAAGTTTGACTGGGAAAAGCATGTCAAACGCTTCCCGTTACTGAATGAACCGGATCCCAGCTATCACGGTGCGGTCTGGACGCAGGCCGTCAAACCGATTGGCCCGGTTGCTTATGCGATCAAACTGCGCTGCACATTGCTGCGCGACGTTGGCGCGGCCGCCTCGCCTTTCAACTCGTTCCAGACCATTCAGGGCATGGAAACACTGCCGCTGCGCATGGAACGTCACTGCGAAAACAGCGCCAAAGTTGCCGACTTCCTGTCGTCCCATCCCAAGGTTTCCAAGGTGATTTATCCCGGAAAACAGGATGGCGAAAGCCGCCGCCGTGCCGATACTTACCTTAAGGGCGGGTACGGATCGCTTATGGGGTTTGAGCTTGCAGGCGGCAAAGCAGCCGGCGAGAAATTCATCAACAGCCTTGGCCTGTTTTATCATGTCGCCAATATCGGTGACACAAGATCGCTTGCCATCCATCCGGCCACGACAACGCACAGCCAGCTTTCCGAACAGGATCGCCTTTCATCTGGCGTGACGGACGGTTATGTCCGCCTGTCGATCGGTATCGAACATATTGATGACATTCTTGCCGATTTGAAACAGGCACTGGACAAAGCCTGA
- a CDS encoding ABC transporter permease subunit: protein MDWAYFLQQLINGLTLGAIYGLIAIGYTMVYGIIGMINFAHGEIYMLGAFHSLITFLICQAAGISGILPLTLLLMLFVSMVLTSIYGWGVERIAYRPLRGSFRLAALISAIGMSIFLQNFVQISQGARVKPMQPLIEGGIILMESPNFNVQLSYMQIVIILLTFVLMAVFSTLIAKTSLGRAQRACEQDRTMAGLLGVNVDRTISTTFVMGAALAAVAGMMVTLYYGVIDFYIGFLAGVKAFTAAVLGGIGSLPGAMLGGLLIGLIEAFWSGYLTIEYKDVATFSILVLVLIFRPWGLLGKPEVEKV from the coding sequence ATGGATTGGGCTTATTTTTTACAACAATTGATCAACGGTCTGACGCTGGGAGCCATCTACGGTTTGATCGCCATCGGCTACACGATGGTTTACGGCATCATCGGTATGATCAACTTTGCGCACGGCGAAATCTATATGCTGGGCGCGTTTCATTCCCTGATCACCTTCCTGATCTGTCAGGCAGCAGGGATTAGCGGTATCCTTCCGCTTACACTTCTTTTGATGCTGTTTGTGTCAATGGTGCTCACTTCGATCTACGGGTGGGGCGTTGAACGGATTGCATACAGGCCGCTGCGCGGGTCATTCCGGCTCGCAGCGCTGATTTCGGCCATCGGCATGTCGATCTTCCTGCAGAACTTTGTTCAGATTTCGCAGGGTGCGCGCGTGAAACCGATGCAGCCATTGATCGAGGGCGGCATCATCCTGATGGAAAGCCCGAATTTCAATGTTCAGCTCAGCTACATGCAGATCGTCATTATCCTTTTGACGTTTGTTCTGATGGCTGTGTTTTCGACACTGATTGCGAAAACGTCGCTTGGTCGTGCTCAGCGCGCCTGTGAGCAGGACCGTACCATGGCTGGCCTGCTTGGCGTTAACGTTGACCGCACCATCTCCACGACCTTTGTCATGGGGGCAGCTCTTGCCGCAGTCGCGGGGATGATGGTGACCCTGTATTACGGTGTGATCGACTTCTATATCGGCTTCCTTGCCGGTGTTAAGGCGTTCACTGCTGCCGTTCTGGGGGGCATCGGATCGCTTCCGGGTGCAATGCTTGGTGGTCTTCTGATTGGTCTGATCGAAGCATTCTGGTCGGGTTATCTCACGATCGAATACAAGGACGTCGCAACGTTCAGTATTCTGGTTCTCGTGCTGATTTTCCGTCCGTGGGGTCTGCTTGGTAAGCCGGAGGTCGAGAAAGTCTGA
- a CDS encoding enoyl-CoA hydratase/isomerase family protein, translating to MSSENATSSSHDNEASVVFSKDGAIGHILLNRPKALNALDLPMVDAITAKLRAWETDPTVAVVVIEGAGEKAFCAGGDIRGLYDARQRDDEELLDAFYRREYRLNHYIANYPKPYVALMDGITMGGGVGVSVNGRFRVVTERTLFAMPETGIGFFPDVGGGYFLSRCPGEVGMYLGLTGARIKAADCIYAGLATHRTQSENIASLKGELAKISEGGDDFVAVQRILDEHHSDDGAGILGSVRSEVDDLFGSETVSDVFARLDTSRSDFARETAKILRTKSPIAVAVTFDQIRQARDMTLAQDLMMEFRLSQRTVRKPDLFEGVRAVIVDKDHSPKWQHADIGQVDPREVAAYFDLLPEDKELKLQF from the coding sequence ATGAGCAGCGAAAACGCGACAAGTTCATCGCATGACAATGAGGCATCCGTCGTTTTCTCGAAGGACGGGGCCATCGGTCATATCTTGTTAAACCGGCCCAAGGCATTGAATGCTCTTGATCTGCCGATGGTTGATGCGATCACAGCCAAACTTCGCGCGTGGGAGACGGACCCGACGGTTGCTGTCGTTGTAATTGAGGGCGCTGGCGAAAAGGCATTCTGTGCCGGGGGCGATATACGGGGGCTTTATGACGCGCGGCAGCGCGACGACGAAGAACTTCTTGATGCCTTTTATCGGCGGGAATATCGCCTTAACCATTACATTGCAAATTATCCCAAGCCGTATGTTGCCTTGATGGACGGCATTACGATGGGGGGAGGTGTCGGCGTTTCCGTGAACGGCCGTTTCCGAGTGGTGACCGAGCGCACCCTGTTTGCAATGCCTGAGACTGGGATCGGGTTCTTTCCCGATGTTGGCGGCGGGTACTTCCTTTCGCGCTGTCCCGGCGAAGTCGGAATGTATCTTGGCCTGACGGGCGCGCGGATCAAAGCGGCAGATTGCATTTATGCGGGTTTGGCTACGCACCGAACGCAAAGTGAAAATATCGCGTCCTTGAAAGGTGAACTGGCAAAGATTTCGGAAGGCGGCGATGACTTCGTGGCCGTTCAACGGATTCTGGATGAACATCATTCTGATGATGGTGCCGGCATTCTTGGATCGGTTCGGAGTGAAGTCGATGACTTGTTTGGCAGCGAAACGGTTAGCGACGTTTTTGCCCGACTTGATACATCTCGGTCAGACTTTGCACGGGAAACGGCCAAAATATTGCGCACCAAATCACCGATAGCAGTTGCTGTTACCTTTGATCAAATCCGTCAAGCGCGCGATATGACACTTGCGCAGGACCTGATGATGGAGTTCCGTCTATCGCAACGGACCGTTCGCAAACCAGATTTGTTTGAAGGGGTTCGTGCCGTGATCGTCGACAAGGATCACAGTCCAAAATGGCAACATGCCGATATCGGGCAAGTCGATCCTCGCGAGGTCGCAGCATATTTTGACCTTTTACCCGAAGATAAAGAGCTAAAACTGCAGTTCTGA
- a CDS encoding ABC transporter ATP-binding protein: MTDNVQLEVEHLTMRFGGLVAIDNLSFTARKREITAIIGPNGAGKTTVFNCLTGFYVPTEGRLTLYANDGPRLLERMEGFRIPRNNGVARTFQNIRLFTGMTVLENLVVAQHNQLMEASAFSLAGLFNLGRYTSAEKEALETAKFWLNKVGLYEQADWNAGNLPYGSQRRLEIARAMCVNPSLLCLDEPAAGLNPRESAELNVLLQSIRDDQGIGLLLIEHDMSVVMKISDHVIVLDYGKKIADGNPEAVKNDPAVIRAYLGEDEDDELPPEVAADLHLDPNA; the protein is encoded by the coding sequence ATGACCGACAACGTACAGCTTGAAGTCGAACATCTAACCATGCGCTTTGGCGGTCTGGTCGCGATTGATAATCTTTCGTTCACCGCAAGAAAGCGTGAGATCACGGCAATTATCGGCCCGAACGGGGCAGGGAAGACCACGGTCTTCAACTGTCTTACCGGGTTCTATGTGCCGACCGAGGGACGTCTGACGCTTTATGCCAATGACGGACCGCGTTTGCTGGAGCGTATGGAAGGTTTCCGTATTCCACGCAACAACGGTGTGGCACGTACTTTCCAGAATATCCGCCTGTTCACGGGCATGACCGTTCTGGAAAACCTGGTTGTCGCCCAACATAACCAGCTTATGGAGGCATCCGCCTTTTCGCTGGCAGGGCTTTTCAATCTTGGTCGCTATACCAGTGCCGAGAAAGAAGCGCTTGAAACCGCCAAGTTCTGGCTTAACAAGGTTGGCCTGTATGAACAGGCTGACTGGAATGCCGGGAACCTGCCTTATGGCTCCCAGCGTCGCCTCGAGATTGCGCGTGCAATGTGCGTCAATCCTTCCTTGCTGTGTCTTGACGAGCCGGCAGCAGGCCTTAACCCTCGTGAGTCCGCGGAGCTTAACGTTCTGTTACAGAGCATCCGCGATGATCAGGGAATCGGCCTTCTGTTGATCGAACATGATATGAGCGTCGTCATGAAGATTTCCGATCATGTGATCGTCCTTGATTACGGAAAGAAGATTGCTGATGGCAATCCGGAAGCCGTCAAGAATGATCCGGCTGTTATTCGTGCTTACCTCGGTGAGGATGAAGACGATGAACTGCCGCCGGAAGTCGCCGCCGACCTTCATCTAGATCCGAATGCGTAG
- a CDS encoding DUF6898 family protein has protein sequence MTTRSNAPREVYFELRQIGSYLRCTAIDGKTGIEVTVAGPVSRNPEQLKRVAVQKLEYVLNKG, from the coding sequence ATGACAACCAGAAGCAATGCGCCGCGCGAGGTTTATTTCGAATTGCGACAGATTGGCAGCTATCTGCGCTGCACGGCAATTGATGGCAAAACGGGAATCGAGGTGACCGTGGCAGGGCCGGTTTCAAGGAATCCGGAGCAACTAAAGCGCGTCGCGGTACAAAAACTTGAATACGTCCTTAATAAGGGATAA
- a CDS encoding MFS transporter, which produces MPISNQIAHNRIRAIFFLHGAAFSSWVPHIPLVQERLGFGHDDLGAILLAAAVGVLAVMPVAGRLSDKFGSERVARYSGVAYFISVGIPVFMPSFMSIAIAMFALGFFGAFLDISMNANGLNVERAKKRSVMSGLHGFWSLGGFAGAGTTAAWFALPLPVEWHLPVMLTLFLILHLVLQRQLLPDAAVPHPAQTHDGSSAKQRAMFLTLLPFGACAFIGQFGEGVITDWATVLMNTELNSGPTMAAVGFACYSATMAITRLSGDWLVTKFGRPQILLSSSACASFGLFVLALAPHYVVAWIGCAIAGIGLAVILPLLISAAAEASGRSGGAVVSTIAATGYTALMAGPPAIGAIGQQLGLVTAFVLTASFLALIIPVYMLTMRKRLYRASNS; this is translated from the coding sequence ATGCCTATCTCCAACCAGATTGCCCATAACAGAATCCGTGCCATTTTCTTTTTGCATGGTGCCGCCTTTTCAAGCTGGGTCCCGCATATTCCGCTGGTGCAAGAACGCCTTGGTTTTGGTCATGATGACCTTGGCGCCATCTTGCTGGCTGCCGCGGTTGGCGTTCTTGCCGTCATGCCAGTTGCCGGTCGGCTTTCGGACAAGTTTGGCAGCGAACGGGTCGCACGCTATTCCGGGGTGGCTTATTTCATTTCCGTTGGCATTCCGGTCTTCATGCCAAGCTTCATGTCGATTGCAATTGCCATGTTCGCACTTGGCTTTTTTGGAGCCTTCCTTGATATATCAATGAATGCCAATGGCCTGAATGTTGAACGGGCCAAGAAACGCAGCGTCATGTCCGGCCTGCATGGTTTCTGGAGCCTCGGGGGCTTTGCCGGTGCGGGCACGACAGCGGCATGGTTTGCCCTGCCCTTGCCGGTTGAATGGCACCTTCCCGTCATGCTGACCCTATTTCTGATTTTGCATCTGGTCCTTCAACGTCAATTGCTGCCAGATGCTGCCGTTCCCCATCCCGCCCAAACGCATGACGGATCATCTGCCAAACAGCGCGCGATGTTTCTGACCCTGCTGCCATTTGGGGCCTGTGCCTTCATCGGCCAGTTTGGCGAGGGCGTGATTACCGACTGGGCGACGGTTCTGATGAATACAGAACTCAATTCCGGCCCGACGATGGCGGCCGTGGGCTTTGCCTGCTATTCGGCGACCATGGCCATTACCCGCCTGTCGGGAGACTGGCTGGTTACGAAATTTGGCCGCCCGCAAATCCTGCTGTCCAGTTCGGCATGCGCATCCTTTGGCCTGTTTGTGCTGGCACTTGCGCCGCACTACGTCGTTGCCTGGATCGGGTGTGCCATCGCCGGGATTGGACTGGCCGTCATCCTGCCGCTTCTGATTTCTGCTGCGGCGGAGGCAAGTGGCAGAAGCGGCGGTGCGGTCGTTTCAACCATTGCGGCAACCGGTTACACCGCCTTGATGGCCGGGCCACCGGCTATTGGGGCGATTGGTCAACAGCTTGGACTGGTTACGGCTTTTGTCCTGACAGCAAGTTTTCTGGCCTTGATCATACCGGTTTATATGCTGACCATGCGTAAACGCCTTTATCGCGCCAGCAATAGTTGA
- the livM gene encoding high-affinity branched-chain amino acid ABC transporter permease LivM: MSALITSSRISGAEIVKELAFFAVIALLMSVMILGVETVDRPTGLELAVRWDLVVTAIISTIIGRLALILRREHISRVGQALLITAAAVAVFEMFVRFREMDDRWASPVFLDMAFGSATSVIVAVAFVSIVFAIAYFSMKKPGAEEEESGSRLSSKIQMAYRTNTKKIGALGIVFFIIFPFLFGENRSAIDLATLVMIYIMLGWGLNIVVGLAGLLDLGYVAFYAVGAYSYALLSQHFDLSFWLCLPLAGIFAASFGIVLGFPVLRLRGDYLAIVTLGFGEIIRVVLINWYDLTRGPDGISSIARPSFFGFAEFDRRLPEGVMGFNELFGLDYSTMHRLIFLYYLILVLALVTAFVTVRLRKLPIGRAWEALREDEIACRSLGINPTNTKLSAFAIGAMFGGFAGAFFATRQGFISPESFTFLESAVILAIVVLGGMGSQIGVVLAAIVMIGFPEMFRELAEYRMLIFGAGMVAIMLWRPRGLLSFRDPTILLNMSKKEKVAGEVK; this comes from the coding sequence ATGTCCGCTCTTATCACTTCTTCACGGATTTCCGGTGCGGAAATTGTCAAGGAACTCGCGTTCTTTGCTGTTATTGCACTGTTGATGTCGGTCATGATCCTTGGTGTCGAGACGGTTGACCGTCCGACCGGGCTTGAACTGGCTGTTCGTTGGGATCTGGTGGTTACCGCCATCATCTCGACAATCATTGGCCGATTGGCATTGATCCTTCGCCGCGAACACATTTCGCGTGTGGGACAGGCTTTGCTGATTACCGCCGCCGCAGTGGCGGTATTCGAGATGTTCGTCCGTTTCCGCGAAATGGATGATCGCTGGGCTTCGCCAGTCTTCCTTGATATGGCGTTTGGCAGTGCAACGAGCGTGATTGTGGCTGTTGCGTTCGTCTCGATCGTTTTTGCAATTGCCTATTTCAGCATGAAAAAGCCAGGTGCCGAAGAGGAAGAAAGCGGCTCCAGGCTTTCGTCAAAAATCCAGATGGCATATCGGACCAACACCAAGAAGATCGGGGCATTGGGGATTGTATTCTTCATTATCTTCCCGTTTCTGTTTGGTGAAAACCGCTCCGCTATCGACCTCGCAACCCTTGTCATGATCTACATCATGCTGGGTTGGGGGCTGAATATCGTGGTCGGTCTGGCCGGTTTGCTTGATCTGGGTTACGTCGCATTTTATGCGGTCGGCGCCTATTCCTATGCACTGTTGTCCCAGCATTTCGATCTGAGCTTCTGGTTGTGCCTGCCGCTGGCCGGTATTTTTGCTGCAAGTTTCGGTATTGTGCTTGGTTTCCCGGTATTGCGACTGCGTGGCGATTATCTGGCGATTGTGACGCTTGGTTTCGGTGAAATCATCCGTGTTGTCCTGATCAACTGGTATGATCTGACCCGTGGACCAGACGGTATTTCGTCGATTGCCCGGCCCAGCTTCTTTGGCTTTGCCGAGTTTGATCGACGCTTGCCGGAAGGGGTGATGGGATTCAACGAATTGTTCGGTCTGGACTATTCGACGATGCATCGCCTGATCTTCCTGTATTACCTGATCCTTGTGCTGGCACTGGTAACCGCATTTGTTACCGTACGCCTTCGCAAACTACCGATTGGTCGTGCATGGGAAGCGTTGCGCGAAGACGAAATCGCCTGCCGCTCGCTGGGAATCAACCCGACGAATACCAAACTTTCGGCATTTGCGATTGGTGCAATGTTCGGTGGTTTTGCTGGCGCGTTCTTTGCGACACGTCAGGGCTTCATCAGCCCGGAAAGTTTTACCTTCCTTGAATCTGCCGTGATCCTGGCCATCGTTGTTCTGGGTGGTATGGGCAGTCAGATCGGGGTGGTTCTTGCCGCGATTGTCATGATCGGTTTCCCGGAAATGTTCCGCGAACTGGCCGAATATCGCATGCTGATTTTCGGAGCTGGTATGGTTGCCATCATGTTGTGGCGTCCGCGCGGTCTTCTGTCTTTCCGTGACCCGACCATTTTGCTGAATATGAGCAAGAAAGAAAAAGTTGCCGGAGAAGTCAAATGA
- the mmsB gene encoding 3-hydroxyisobutyrate dehydrogenase → MAKIGFIGLGNMGGPMAANLIKAGHALKVFDLSEAAVSKAVAEGATKASTVADAAKDVEFVVTVLPAGKHVLSVYDGPDGVIANARTGTLLIDSSTIEVDAARKAADLAKAKGLGSVDAPISGGVAGATAGTLTFMVGGDDGDFDRAKPVLEGMGSNIIHAGTSGAGQAAKICNNMVLGVSMIAVSEAFMLAKRLGLDAQKLFDISSKASGQCWSLTSYCPVPGPVPTSPANRDYQPGFAVDMMLKDLKLAQQAAASAGATTPMGALAESLYALYSNSGNGGMDFSAIVKMLDGDK, encoded by the coding sequence ATGGCGAAAATCGGTTTCATTGGTCTGGGTAATATGGGCGGGCCGATGGCGGCCAACCTGATTAAGGCTGGGCATGCACTCAAGGTCTTTGATTTGTCCGAAGCCGCGGTCAGCAAGGCGGTTGCAGAGGGAGCCACCAAGGCATCGACGGTTGCCGATGCGGCAAAGGATGTCGAGTTCGTTGTCACGGTTCTTCCTGCTGGAAAGCACGTGCTGTCGGTTTATGACGGACCAGACGGCGTGATTGCCAACGCCAGGACGGGCACACTTTTGATTGATAGCTCCACCATCGAAGTTGATGCCGCACGCAAAGCTGCCGATCTGGCGAAGGCCAAAGGTCTTGGCTCTGTTGACGCGCCGATCTCTGGCGGGGTTGCGGGGGCTACTGCCGGAACACTGACCTTTATGGTTGGTGGCGATGATGGTGATTTTGATCGTGCGAAACCGGTTCTTGAGGGAATGGGTAGCAATATCATTCACGCAGGCACAAGCGGGGCCGGGCAGGCGGCAAAGATTTGCAACAATATGGTGCTTGGCGTCAGTATGATTGCCGTATCCGAGGCCTTCATGCTTGCAAAGCGTTTGGGGCTGGATGCGCAGAAGCTGTTTGATATTTCATCGAAGGCGTCCGGCCAGTGCTGGTCGCTTACAAGTTATTGTCCCGTGCCGGGACCGGTTCCGACGTCTCCGGCAAATCGTGACTATCAACCGGGATTTGCGGTGGACATGATGCTGAAAGACTTGAAGCTGGCGCAACAGGCGGCGGCATCCGCCGGGGCAACAACGCCAATGGGGGCATTGGCTGAAAGCCTGTATGCGCTTTATTCAAATAGCGGAAATGGCGGGATGGATTTCTCGGCTATTGTCAAAATGCTGGATGGCGACAAGTAA